In a single window of the Candidatus Neomarinimicrobiota bacterium genome:
- the pncA gene encoding bifunctional nicotinamidase/pyrazinamidase, with product MKLKDVQHLDEVQVKNGDALIVVDMQNDFMPGGALAVEDGDSIIPGVNKLMEKFNSKNLPIVFTQDWHTENHRSFASAHEGKEPFDPYEEPGIGPVLWPDHCVQGSEGADFHPNVNTTLPDAIVRKGYNKNRDSYSGFVENDHETETGLDGYLSNRKIKRIFICGLAMDYCAFFTAKDGADKGYEVFYLSDLTLPVGSPEDSVSNALETMKAKGVKFVKSKDVKFKDPHTVKAA from the coding sequence ATGAAACTTAAAGATGTCCAGCATCTGGATGAGGTACAGGTTAAAAACGGCGATGCGCTCATCGTGGTGGATATGCAGAACGACTTTATGCCCGGTGGAGCACTCGCCGTCGAGGATGGCGATTCGATAATCCCTGGGGTTAACAAACTCATGGAAAAATTTAACAGCAAAAACCTCCCCATTGTTTTCACCCAGGACTGGCACACCGAAAATCATCGCTCCTTCGCCAGCGCTCATGAGGGTAAGGAGCCGTTCGATCCATATGAGGAACCGGGCATCGGCCCGGTGCTCTGGCCGGATCACTGCGTGCAGGGCTCCGAAGGCGCGGACTTCCATCCGAATGTAAACACAACACTGCCGGATGCAATCGTCCGGAAAGGATATAACAAAAACAGGGACAGTTACTCCGGATTCGTGGAAAATGACCACGAAACCGAAACCGGACTGGACGGCTACCTCAGCAACCGGAAGATCAAACGGATATTCATCTGTGGACTGGCCATGGACTATTGCGCCTTTTTCACCGCAAAAGATGGCGCTGATAAGGGATATGAGGTCTTCTACCTCTCGGATCTCACACTCCCCGTCGGATCGCCGGAGGACAGCGTCTCCAACGCGCTTGAGACGATGAAAGCCAAGGGTGTAAAATTCGTAAAATCCAAAGACGTGAAGTTTAAAGATCCACACACGGTGAAGGCAGCGTAA